Genomic segment of Thiohalomonas denitrificans:
TTGACGGGTGTCCCCACGGGATAGCGCTGCTCGGCCCCCTGCCACGGGTCGGCGGCCAGGGCGCGGATGGAGAGGGCGATGCGCTCGCCCCGGCCCGGTTTTTCGCTCTTCTCGATCTTCAGCACGGAGACTTCCACCGCCTGGCCGGGACTGACCACGTCCCGGGGATGGGAGACCCGGCCGTAGGCGAGTTCACTGACATGGACCATGCCCTCGATCCCGCCGAGGTCTACAAAGGCGCCGTACTCCTTGACCGCGGTGACCGTGCCCGGAAGTACCAGTCCCACCGCCAGCCGGCCCCGAAGTTCCTCCGCATCCCGGCGCGCCGCCTCTTCCAATAGCGCCCGGCGCGAGAGCACGAGGTTGGGCCGGCGTCCGCCCTCGAAGCGGGTGATGCGAAAGCTCAGCCGCTGGCCGACGAACGCCTCGAGGTCATCGACGAAACGGATGTCCGCCTGCGAGGCGGGGCAGAACCCCCGCATCCCGGCAACCTGCACCTCGAGGCCGCCCTTGGTGACACCCGAGACCAACCCCTCCACCGGTAGCTGGTTGGCATAGGCGTTTTCCAGTTCAGCGCTGTCATGAACGGCCCGGCCGCTGCCGCGC
This window contains:
- a CDS encoding 30S ribosomal protein S1; translation: MAEHEDFSALLSEFEQQTPLQSSKAPQVGERIRGRIVSIGQEQAFVDVGAKAEAVIDVAELTDAEGQRNAEVGDTIESMVLSRDDRSGTLLLGRGSGRAVHDSAELENAYANQLPVEGLVSGVTKGGLEVQVAGMRGFCPASQADIRFVDDLEAFVGQRLSFRITRFEGGRRPNLVLSRRALLEEAARRDAEELRGRLAVGLVLPGTVTAVKEYGAFVDLGGIEGMVHVSELAYGRVSHPRDVVSPGQAVEVSVLKIEKSEKPGRGERIALSIRALAADPWQGAEQRYPVGTPVKGTVTRLQPFGAFVEVESGLEALVPISELGSGQRVSHPKEVVNPGDAVEAIVLSVDSTRRRLSLSLDASAHEEAANLEAYRPSAQPKADEAVGSFGHLLRESLNKGKSGE